In a genomic window of Brassica rapa cultivar Chiifu-401-42 chromosome A10, CAAS_Brap_v3.01, whole genome shotgun sequence:
- the LOC108870129 gene encoding probable LRR receptor-like serine/threonine-protein kinase At4g30520, translating into MYINNITNGFETQIYSNVVNDDRVLADRVDGDFEGGGIVSWLIANDDRFPPVNCQTGDACPVKQRNVTRCIGTLVMLIVLCVEDGKRLLVYEYICNGSLHSHLYVANKGKIDIGLGKEPLGWSARQKVAVGAARG; encoded by the exons atgtatataaataatataactaatgGATTTGAGACACAAATCTATAGCAATGTAGTAAACGATGATCGTGTCTTGGCTGATCGTGTCGATGGTGATTTTGAAGGAGGCGGGATCGTGTCTTGGCTGATCGCAAACGATGATCGGTTTCCGCCGGTGAACTGTCAGACCGGAGACGCGTGTCCTGTCAAACAGAGGAACGTTACCAGATG CATCGGAACGCTGGTGATGCTTATTGTACTATGCGTGGAAGATGGGAAGAGGCTGCTTGTTTATGAGTATATCTGCAATGGGTCGTTGCATTCTCATCTCTATG TTGCTAATAAAGGGAAGATTGATATAGGTTTGGGAAAAGAGCCGTTAGGATGGTCAGCGCGGCAAAAGGTTGCGGTTGGAGCAGCTCGTGGGTAG
- the LOC103845108 gene encoding protein EFFECTOR OF TRANSCRIPTION 2, with the protein MNFGDGSFFAVVPTVYKREEYKRTKHDAVFSKWKILIGSNDWEDFKNGKDGVARYRVQNLPRRSCPGLYELGVAVIGHDQARKLDSDDVLAAYLGQAESVRSRLQSYGRSGAHLRRVNNNNLNDCEAIESPDKKTVTAGLFEDIFFKDGSVVYRWAPMGSKREAEATEGMLLSTFDYAWNKGSNGERRQLDLLIKLGDREFMRSRKSGISRVLFPFLRNQVGIRIKGEKHVLEEERKLSSDVVEEKKKSFGFLASIIKLSRSRPQPVSDKLDEIDGSVCGVILGNGGRCNRSPVKGRKRCEEHKGQRVCRVSPVKQHPESSVGQDYNHEDSDVTCGVILPNMEPCSKRPVPGRKRCEDHKGMRINAFLFLLNRTDREKTVKTEKSDPEPPTGNIAEEEALSRFCEATTKSGVPCTRSSPEGSKRCWQHKEKSSDDSLPVKAHPVAGTQVICGVKVSNGLVCERSPVKGRKRCEEHKGMRVIIPS; encoded by the exons ATGAATTTCGGCGACGGCAGTTTCTTCGCCGTCGTCCCCACTGTATACAAGAGAGAAGAGTACAAGCGAACCAAACACGACGCCGTTTTCTCCAAGTGGAAG ATTCTGATAGGATCCAATGATTGGGAGGATTTCAAAAACGGGAAAGACGGTGTAGCAAGATACAGAGTCCAGAACTTACCTCGTAGATCTTGTCCTGGTCTGTATGAGCTCGGTGTAGCAGTCATCGGTCATGACCAAGCCCGGAAGCTCGACTCCGATGATGTCCTCGCTGCATATCTAGGACAGGCTGAAAGCGTTAGATCTAGACTTCAAAGTTATGGAAGATCCGGTGCTCATTTGCGAAGAGTTAACAACAATAACCTTAACGACTGTGAAGCCATCGAGTCTCCTGATAAGAAGACTGTGACCGCTGGTTTGTTTGAGGACATATTCTTCAAAGATGGCTCGGTTGTGTATAGATGGGCTCCG ATGGGGTCTAAGAGGGAAGCTGAGGCAACGGAAGGGATGCTTTTGAGCACGTTTGACTATGCGTGGAACAAAGGAAGCAACGGGGAACGACGCCAGCTTGATCTGCTTATAAAGCTCGGTGATCGCGAGTTTATGAGGAGCAGAAAGTCCGGGATATCACGAGTGCTGTTCCCTTTTCTCCGGAACCAAGTTGGTATCAGAATCAAAGGGGAGAAGCATGTgcttgaagaagagagaaagctaAGCTCTGATGttgttgaagagaagaagaagagtttcGGTTTCCTCGCTTCCATTATCAAACTCTCCCGGTCTAGACCTCAGCCGGTTTCAGACAAACTTGATGAGATAGATGGTTCTGTTTGTGGAGTCATACTTGGAAATGGTGGTCGTTGTAATAGAAGTCCAGTTAAAGGAAGAAAGAGATGCGAAGAGCATAAAGGGCAGAGAGTTTGCCGTGTTTCACCGGTAAAACAACATCCCGAGAGTTCTGTCGGACAAGATTACAATCACGAAGACTCTGATGTCACGTGTGGAGTGATCTTACCAAACATGGAGCCTTGCAGTAAGAGACCTGTTCCAGGAAGAAAACGGTGTGAGGATCATAAAGGCATGAGGATCAACGCTTTCCTCTTTCTTCTTAACCGGACAGACCGTGAGAAAACCGTCAAAACCGAGAAATCTGATCCCGAACCGCCTACCGGAAACatagctgaagaagaagctttgaGTCGCTTCTGTGAAGCTACAACAAAGAGTGGTGTACCTTGCACAAGAAGCTCTCCTGAAGGAAGCAAAAGGTGTTGGCAACATAAGGAGAAAAGCTCTGACGATAGTTTGCCGGTAAAGGCTCATCCGGTGGCCGGAACACAAGTAATATGCGGTGTTAAAGTGAGTAATGGATTGGTCTGTGAAAGATCTCCGGTAAAGGGACGTAAAAGATGTGAAGAGCATAAGGGAATGAGAGTCATCATCCCTTCATGA
- the LOC103845112 gene encoding transcription factor MYBS3: protein MGRRCSHCGNVGHNSRTCSSYKTRVIRLFGVHVDARGSSPPPPPPPPSSLLAAAMKKSFSMDCLPACSTSSSSFAGYLSDGLTHRTPDRKKGVPWTEEEHRTFLIGLEKLGKGDWRGISRNFVVTKSPTQVASHAQKYFLRQATTLHHKRRRTSLFDMVFAGNFEENSTIPGNDRIGSTTDVVWKQGSVNPCLGYQDPEVSEPGDSGELDLDLKLASLRTSESNIRPISVT, encoded by the exons ATGGGCAGAAGATGCTCACACTGTGGAAACGTAGGACATAACTCAAGGACATGTTCTTCTTACAAAACAAGAGTCATTAGGCTCTTTGGTGTTCATGTAGACGCTAGAGGCTCTTCTccgccacctcctcctcctccgccgtcgTCACTTTTAGCCGCTGCAATGAAGAAAAGCTTTAGCATGGATTGCCTGCCCGCATGTTctacctcttcctcttccttcgCCGGTTATCTCTCCGACGGTCTCACCCACAGAACACCCGACCGCAAAAAGG GGGTTCCATGGACGGAGGAAGAGCACCGTACATTTTTAATTGGATTAGAAAAGCTTGGAAAAGGAGATTGGAGAGGAATCTCTAGAAACTTTGTCGTCACAAAATCTCCGACACAAGTGGCAAGTCATGCTCAAAAATACTTTCTCCGTCAGGCCACCACTCTCCATCACAAGAGACGCCGCACCAGTCTCTTCGACATG GTTTTCGCCGGCAACTTTGAAGAAAATAGTACAATTCCAGGTAATGATCGTATTGGTTCGACCACAGatgttgtttggaaacaaggatcAGTCAATCCTTGTCTTGGATATCAAGATCCAGAAGTATCCGAGCCGGGTGACTCGGGTGAACTTGATCTTGATCTGAAGCTTGCGTCTCTTCGGACTTCCGAATCGAATATTAGACCCATCAGCGTTACGTGA
- the LOC103845106 gene encoding serine acetyltransferase 5, which translates to MRTNRSFIAVVKMPPAEELQHSPGSQSNDTQPSESEAAAEIFAAAADAEAAGLWTQIKAEARHDAEEEPALASYLYSTILSHSSLERSISFHLGNKLCSSTLLSTLLYDLFLNTFTSDPSLRNATVADLRAARVRDPACISFSQCLLNYKGFLAIQAHRVSHKLWTQSRKPLALALHSRVSDVFAVDIHPAARIGKGILLDHATGVVIGETAVIGNNVSILHHVTLGGTGKACGDRHPKIGDGCLIGAGATILGNVKIGAGAKVGAGSVVLIDVPPRATAVGNPARLVGGKEKPTMHDEECPGESMDHTSFISEWSDYII; encoded by the exons ATGAGAACAAACCGTTCTTTTATCGCCGTCGTTAAAATGCCGCCGGCCGAAGAACTCCAACATTCACCGGGTAGCCAATCTAACGACACTCAACCTTCCGAATCAGAAGCCGCGGCGGAGATTTTCGCAGCTGCGGCTGATGCGGAGGCTGCAGGATTATGGACACAGATCAAAGCGGAAGCTCGCCACGACGCCGAGGAGGAGCCGGCGTTAGCTAGCTACCTTTACTCCACGATTCTCTCTCATTCATCTCTCGAGCGATCGATCTCGTTTCATTTAGGAAACAAGCTTTGCTCCTCGACGCTCCTCTCCACGCTTCTATACGATCTCTTCCTAAACACCTTCACCTCCGATCCTTCTCTCCGCAACGCCACCGTCGCGGATCTACGCGCTGCTCGCGTACGTGATCCGGCTTGTATCTCGTTCTCTCAGTGCCTTCTCAATTACAAAGGCTTCCTCGCAATTCAG gcGCATCGTGTCTCGCACAAGCTATGGACTCAATCGCGTAAGCCATTGGCTTTAGCTCTTCATTCACGAGTCTCCGACGTGTTCGCAGTCGATATCCATCCAGCAGCGAGGATCGGGAAAGGGATACTTCTCGACCACGCGACAGGTGTCGTGATCGGAGAAACAGCTGTGATTGGGAACAACGTTTCGATCCTCCACCACGTGACGCTTGGTGGGACAGGTAAAGCTTGTGGGGATAGGCATCCGAAGATTGGTGACGGTTGTTTGATCGGAGCTGGAGCGACTATTCTCGGGAACGTTAAGATCGGGGCAGGAGCTAAAGTGGGTGCTGGCTCTGTAGTTCTGATTGATGTTCCTCCGCGAGCGACGGCGGTTGGGAATCCGGCGAGACTTGTCGGAGGGAAAGAGAAACCAACGATGCATGATGAGGAGTGTCCTGGAGAATCGATGGATCACACTTCATTCATCTCGGAATGGTCAGATTACATTATTTGa
- the LOC103845109 gene encoding inactive protein kinase SELMODRAFT_444075, which yields MKQKGSRERGVVVGKKVMVAVRASKEIPKAALLWTLTHVVQPGDRVRLLVVVPSNYTSKKIWGFSRFTSDCASGYGRFLAGTDTDRKDDIHESCSQMMFQLHNVYDADKINVRIKIVFASPYGVIAAEAKKSNSNWVILDRGLKYEKKCCMEQLECNLVVIKKSQPKVIRLNLVKNADTAHPQAVSTLTSKSVRSSRQGKKLREPFVTPASSPDQEGSSSHTTTDMGTTSSISSSDAGASPFLASQVFEGLNPWVSDGNKSFFESNSDSDGDKWSPLSMASSSVTASVVVSPSGDLFKPHTETPRKSRFASVLRLGSSRKEPEAGKEIRNSDTCLNKSVREVVSLSRKPAPGPPPLCSVCQHKAPKFGNPPRWFTYGELETATKGFSKGSFLAEGGFGSVHRGTLPDGQIIAVKQYKIASTQGDREFCSEVEVLSCAQHRNVVMLIGLCVEDGKRLLVYEYICNGSLHSHLYGLGKEPLGWSARQKVAVGAARGLRYLHEECRVGCIVHRDMRPNNILLTHDFEPLVGDFGLARWQPEGDKGVETRVIGTFGYLAPEYAQSGQITEKADVYSFGVVLVELITGRKAMDIKRPKGQQCLTEWARPLLQKQAIKELLDPRLMNCYSEQEVYCMALCAYLCIRRDPNSRPRMSQVLRMLEGDVVMNPM from the exons ATGAAGCAGAAGGGTAGTAGAGAGAGAGGTGTTGTGGTAGGGAAGAAAGTAATGGTGGCTGTTAGAGCTTCAAAGGAGATCCCTAAAGCAGCTCTTCTTTGGACTTTAACTCATGTTGTCCAACCTGGAGATCGAGTTaggcttcttgttgttgttcctTCCAATTACACAA GTAAAAAAATTTGGGGATTTTCTAGATTCACCAGCGACTGTGCTTCAGGCTATGGTAGATTTCTTGCTGGGACTGATACAGATCGGAAGGATGATATTCATGAGTCTTGTTCTCAGATGATGTTCCAGTTACACAATGTTTATGATGCAGACAAG ATAAATGTCAGAATCAAAATTGTTTTTGCTTCACCTTATGGAGTCATTGCTGCTGAAGCCAAAAAATCAAACTCAAACTGGGTCATTCTTGACAG GGGACTGAAGTATGAGAAGAAATGCTGTATGGAGCAGCTAGAGTGCAACCTTGTGGTGATCAAGAAGTCACAGCCAAAGGTTATTCGTCTCAACTTGGTGAAAAATGCAGATACAGCGCATCCACAAGCTGTTTCCACCTTAACTTCAAAGTCTGTGAGAAGCTCAAGACAAGGAAAAAAGCTGAGGGAACCGTTTGTGACTCCAGCCAGCAGTCCAGACCAAGAAGGTTCTTCTTCACATACCACAACCGATATGGGAACAACTTCATCTATATCTAGCTCTGATGCAGGAGCTTCACCGTTTCTTGCCTCTCAAGTCTTTGAGGGACTCAATCCATGGGTCAGTGATGGAAACAAGAGTTTCTTTGAATCTAATTCTGACTCTGATGGTGATAAGTGGAGTCCTTTATCAATGGCTTCCTCATCTGTGACAGCATCTGTTGTCGTGAGTCCTAGTGGGGACTTGTTTAAACCTCACACAGAAACTCCAAGAAAATCAAGATTTGCTTCGGTTCTGAGACTCGGTTCGTCTAGGAAAGAGCCTGAAGCGGGAAAGGAGATCCGTAACTCTGATACATGCTTAAACAAAAGCGTGAGAGAAGTTGTTTCTTTATCAAGAAAGCCAGCTCCTGGACCTCCTCCGCTGTGTTCAGTATGTCAACACAAGGCACCTAAGTTCGGAAACCCTCCAAGATGGTTCACTTATGGCGAGCTTGAGACAGCAACTAAAGGTTTCTCTAAAGGGAGTTTCTTGGCTGAAGGTGGGTTTGGTTCTGTTCACAGAGGAACGTTACCAGATGGTCAGATCATTGCTGTGAAGCAATATAAGATTGCTAGTACACAAGGTGACAGAGAGTTCTGCTCTGAAGTTGAGGTCTTGAGCTGTGCACAGCATCGGAACGTTGTGATGCTTATTGGACTATGCGTGGAAGATGGGAAGAGGCTGCTCGTTTATGAGTATATCTGCAATGGGTCGTTGCATTCTCATCTCTATG GTTTGGGAAAAGAGCCGTTAGGATGGTCAGCGCGGCAAAAGGTTGCGGTTGGAGCAGCGCGTGGGTTGAGATACCTTCATGAAGAATGCAGAGTAGGTTGCATCGTTCATAGGGACATGCGTCCTAACAATATTCTCCTCACTCATGATTTTGAGCCTTTG GTTGGAGATTTTGGGCTTGCGAGATGGCAACCAGAAGGAGATAAAGGAGTTGAAACTAGAGTGATTGGAACTTTCGG gtACTTGGCACCTGAATATGCACAAAGTGGACAGATTACAGAGAAAGCAGATGTTTATTCATTTGGGGTTGTTTTAGTTGAGCTTATCACAGGAAGAAAAGCTATGGACATTAAACGTCCTAAAGGTCAACAATGTCTCACAGAATGG gcAAGACCGTTGTTGCAGAAACAAGCTATTAAAGAGCTTCTTGATCCACGGCTAATGAACTGTTACTCTGAACAAGAAGTTTACTGTATGGCGCTATGTGCTTACCTATGCATTCGCCGTGACCCTAACTCTAGGCCACGAATGTCTCAG GTGTTACGGATGTTAGAAGGAGACGTTGTCATGAATCCAATGTAA